The genomic segment gcaagagaggagggagatcATAGAGAAcgcagagaaggagaaaagccCCGAGCAGAACCTGTTCGAGAAATATTTGGAGAGACGAGGCCAAAGTAACTTTCTGGCTAAGCTTTACCTGGCACGCCACCTGGCTATTATCTGCCTCAGTTCCATTCCCATTTCCTACCTGAGCGCCTACTATGCCCGCCAAAGGCAGAATGAGTTCACCTGTGCGCTGGGTGAGCCCCCAGACATTAGCAGCTATTCAGAGCTGAAGCTCAGGGTCAACTGTAAGCTGCCTGCTGTGCAGCTGCAGCGCATCATGGCAGCAGTAGATATTGCTCTGCTCTGCACAATGAACCTCATCATCCTGCTGAATTTGCTGCACTTGTTTGTGGTGCGTAAGTCCAACTTTGTATTTGACAAACTGCATAAAGTTGGTATTAAAACACGGCGACGTTGGCAGAAGTCTCAGTTCTGTGATATCAACATCCTGGCCATGTTCTGCAACGAGAACAGGGACCATATCAAGTCGCTCAATCGGCTGGACTTCATCACCAATGAGAGTGACCTCATGTATGACAATGTGGTCAGGCAGCTGTTGGCTGCGCTTGCACAGTCCAACCATGACGCTACACCCACTGTGAGGGACTCTGGGATACAAACACTTGATCCCAATATGGATCTTGGAGTGGGAGAGATGGGTGGGGAGCCGCTGGTCATCAAACGGCCCCGCAAGAAGATTAAATGGATCCCAAGTTCAAATCCTCTTCCTCAGCCATTCAAGGTAAGGCAGTTGCCTAAGAACACCTTTCATGTCTCCAGTTGTAAATTCATTCAGAATCAATGAcagcaggaggaaaaaaaatctaaacctgCTGTCCTCTAGAAACAGAGTAATACTTACTGCAAGAACTTGTTCACTGGAGCACAGCAGTTCATGTGAACATGGACTTCATGTCCGTTCAAGATGCTTCCAACTCAGCCAAATCAGATATGATAAGAGCTTCTTTCTCTGAAAAGGCACAGGAAGTGGTCCTTATTTAGGACTTCCAAAATATGTAGAAAATATGAAGAACACTTAAGTGCTGCTTTAATTGTTGCATTTGGCTACCTGAACTGTAGTTTAAGCTATGATTTGATtacctgtttttgtgttttcttccttTGTAAAGGAACCCCTTACCATGACACGTCTGGAAAATAACACCAAGCCTGAAAAACCTAAACCAGTCAGACGAAAGACAGTGGCAGACAACTTCATTGCACCACTTCTGGATAGCAAAAGCACACAATATCCTGCAACAAAAGGTATGCGGTACTATGAACAGAAAGAACATTGTAATTTAAAGCTGTGCTAATCAATATTGTTATAttacaatggatcaaataactatGTGTTATGTGAAAGGGattgctcatagtgacaaacccacataCAATAATTATCGGTAGACTCTGCAATTCCCCTCAGCTTTGCGGAACTTTTTAGTATCTTTCAggtaactttactgttttcgTTCACAATCACAGCTTTCATCAACGTTATTTCCAGACGtggcaagcagctgttttcagggaAAATGCTTTCATAAACCTTCTAAACACTACGTGACAAATGAAACAGCTAAGTCagcgactagctagtgaacatagtggagaatttagctgctaaagaactagatatttttttcaggagttggtggagaccaaaccagagctaaaacaaGAGTGGTTATttgacttacatttgccaggtgggcAGAAACAtggctccaaatgaatgctaatggttctgtgtatctgctggatgtgtaaataagcaactgtttgctaacacgttcaccatatcaactttaggCAGTGATAATATAtaaatgctgtgtttacagcttgtttcaaGAGGCCAGGCAATCAGTTAAGGCAGGTTTAAGCATACTTTGGATGGATGACCTGTCTTTTTACTgtaactgaaaacaccagtgaaatatttattcaggcttTCTCTTCCACACCTGCCCTCTCTTGGGTCTCAGTCAATAAGCTTGTAGATAATTtaaattctaaaattacaaatgttattgatgccattgcaCCCACTAAGATGAAGGTGGTCCCTGGTAAGAAACAatctccatggagaaatgccacgctggtaagaatagaaaaaaggCTGAATGCAAGTCTCCAGGTTCATTATGACATCTATAAAGAGAGATTTcgcatttataatttagaagTGAGAAATGCAAGGCAgtccttcttctctgacatcatcgccaaaaaaaaaacaataatgcatGTGTCTTGTTTGCTACTGTCgacaggctaacaaaccctcctgtgtcagtagcctctgaacttctatcTACCAGGgcaatgaatttgcctccttcttcactgacaaaattcagaaaattagacaggcagtcagtgcctcCATACCAGGTACAGGGTATGTGTTATCCCTATGTccacttaaaatcaattcaaatagcatGACGCAATTTGATCCTATCAACCATAAAAACACGGtggacattatacaacatctgaaatcctcctcctgctgccttgataCATTTCTAATTGCATGGCCTCAGATCTTCTACAAATTGTAAACACATCTCTTCTCTCAAGTTTCTTCCCGCATGCCCTGAAAATTGCAGTTATcaagccactcttaaaaaataacaatctagacactaatgaacaattataggTCCATATCAAACCTcctgtttttaagtaaaatcattgaaaaagctgtttttgaacagctgaacaacttggcattaaacagctgttttgttgtcttCCAGTCAGGATTTCgaccacaccacagcactgagactgctcttgttaaggTCTTCAATGacattcactgaaaaaaatcagtggcagaatttcagtcttagtattattggatctcagtgctgcattcgacactgtcgaccacaacatattactagatcgactggaaaactgggtgggactttctggcacagtattaaactggtttgaatcctacttaaaggacagggactgctttgtgtctataggtaattacacatctgagcagACAAGAATTACttgagttccccaaggctccattctggggcctcttctgtttaacatctgctcccactggctcagattaacaacaaaatatgccataattatgcagacgacacacaaaTTTACCGAACCATATCACCAGGGGACTATGGTCCAATACAAGCGCTGAGTAAGGgcattgaacaaatcaatgatttgatgtgccagaattttctttaattaaacaaagataaaactgaagtcattATTTTTGCAGCCAAGGAATAACGCTTAAAAGTCAGCACTCAGCTTCAGTCGGTAATGTTAAAAatcacaaaccaagccagaagtCTTGGTCTAGTCATGGACTCTGATCTGAATatcaacagccacattaagacaattacaaagtcagcctactaccacCGTAAAAATATATCCAGgattaaaggacttatgtctcagaaggatttggaaaaacttgtccatgcttttatcttcagtcgactcgactactgtaacggtgtctttacaggtctctctaaaaaatcgatcagacagctgcagctgattcagaacgctgctgctcaagtcctcactaagaccaaaaAAGTGGatcatcactccagttctgaggtctttacactggcttcctgtctgtcaaataactgattttaaaacactgctgttggtttataaagcactgaatggtttagggccaaagtactTTTTTGatctgctacgttatgaaccatccagacctctcaggtcgtctgggacatgtctgctttctgtccccagagtcaaaactaaacatggagaagcagcgttcagtttttatgcaccatatatctggaacaaactcccagaaaactgcaggtctgctgcaactctcagttcttttaaatcaagtctgaagacttttctgtttgccgctgccttttattaaatcaaatttgaggCTTTTGATTAATATCTTACACTGCattgtaacttttactctcctgttttatctcatttttattttctatttaactatttttaattgtatttaaatgtctttttatattgccttatgttgcttttacatttggtcttgatgccttttatgttttaagtaaatcactttgaattgccttgttgttgaaatgtgctatacaaataaacttgccttgcctaacGTTCTACTTCCTTTTAAGTCAGAATATTCATTTTCAATCGTAGATCTAAGTGGGATCGAGAAAAAGCACGCTCGCAACTTCTCTCTGGACGTCCACCCATACATGCTGACGATTCGTAAGCCCAAGGTGGAGGCCACAACCACAGAACCTCTACCCTCAGAGCACAACATGGATACAGTGTACCTTGAAGGGACGCACACCATTGTTCATGTGTCTGGTGCAATTACAGGTAAGCCTGATCTCTCCTTCACTCTTGCTCTTTCTGGTTTAGGGCAGAGTTTATCACATTTCACTTGAACCATTTATGCAATGACAGCTTGGTCCAAACAGTGGGTGAATGATTATTTACAAGTTGTTCACAAATAGTTATATCTCCTCCTAAATTCTAAATAACTGCTTAATAAATATTGCTAATGCTGCATTCCATGGTGGCCAGTCAGTCTTAGCAAGCATAAGTTGAGCACATTCCAGTTGAAATGAATAATTACCTCTGTTTTGGGaatgaaacacaacaaaacagagcAATAGCTTTCATTTACAGCTGAATGTGAGCTCCAGCTTGTTAGGCTACACCATGACATCCTCAGAGTCTCCCTGTGCAATTATTTCTGACCTTTGAaagagtgtgttttttttggaaAGGGACACACTGCCTATGCTGTTGTCATTTGAGACTTTgactttctcctctcttcctcctcgttCCCCTGTCCGGTATTTCCTTCTTGTATCTCCAGAAACTAAGGTTCACTCTCCAGAATCGACCAACACTGCCTTTTCTACAGTGACCCTGCCCACCACCACTTACGTAAACGGCGTGAGCCCAAACCCTCCGTCCAGTGAGGACCCCCTCAGTCCCAAGTCCTCTCCTCCTCCGAGGGAGCCTCTCACCCAGACAAAAAACCCTGAGTCTCAGCCACCACCACTAACCATAGCCCCTACACACCAGCTTCTGAGTATACATCATACTCTCTTcgaggaagaagaggatgaagaaaaaCGTGGAGACAGACTGGCAGAGAGACCAGGGGAGCTCATCGCCGCCGGGGAATGttgaagaaggagaagaaggggaACGCTGAGCGAGATTCCTTTACCTAACACTACACTTTGCGCACATGACCACCATGT from the Siniperca chuatsi isolate FFG_IHB_CAS linkage group LG4, ASM2008510v1, whole genome shotgun sequence genome contains:
- the panx2 gene encoding pannexin-2 isoform X1, with protein sequence MQNILDQNLDMATALLAGEKLKELILPGSSQDEKGGALASLMVQLKLELPFDRVVTIGTVIIPILLVTLVFTRNFAVQWIITTYISEESIYCYTPHNFTRDQALYARGYCWTELRDALPGVESHLWPSLFEHKFLPYALLAFTGIMYIPALGWEFLASTRLTSELNFLLQEIDNCYHRAAEGRAPKIEKQIQSKGPGITEQERREIIENAEKEKSPEQNLFEKYLERRGQSNFLAKLYLARHLAIICLSSIPISYLSAYYARQRQNEFTCALGEPPDISSYSELKLRVNCKLPAVQLQRIMAAVDIALLCTMNLIILLNLLHLFVVRKSNFVFDKLHKVGIKTRRRWQKSQFCDINILAMFCNENRDHIKSLNRLDFITNESDLMYDNVVRQLLAALAQSNHDATPTVRDSGIQTLDPNMDLGVGEMGGEPLVIKRPRKKIKWIPSSNPLPQPFKEPLTMTRLENNTKPEKPKPVRRKTVADNFIAPLLDSKSTQYPATKDLSGIEKKHARNFSLDVHPYMLTIRKPKVEATTTEPLPSEHNMDTVYLEGTHTIVHVSGAITETKVHSPESTNTAFSTVTLPTTTYVNGVSPNPPSSEDPLSPKSSPPPREPLTQTKNPESQPPPLTIAPTHQLLSIHHTLFEEEEDEEKRGDRLAERPGELIAAGEC
- the panx2 gene encoding pannexin-2 isoform X2, with protein sequence MQNILDQNLDMATALLAGEKLKELILPGSSQDEKGGALASLMVQLKLELPFDRVVTIGTVIIPILLVTLVFTRNFAEESIYCYTPHNFTRDQALYARGYCWTELRDALPGVESHLWPSLFEHKFLPYALLAFTGIMYIPALGWEFLASTRLTSELNFLLQEIDNCYHRAAEGRAPKIEKQIQSKGPGITEQERREIIENAEKEKSPEQNLFEKYLERRGQSNFLAKLYLARHLAIICLSSIPISYLSAYYARQRQNEFTCALGEPPDISSYSELKLRVNCKLPAVQLQRIMAAVDIALLCTMNLIILLNLLHLFVVRKSNFVFDKLHKVGIKTRRRWQKSQFCDINILAMFCNENRDHIKSLNRLDFITNESDLMYDNVVRQLLAALAQSNHDATPTVRDSGIQTLDPNMDLGVGEMGGEPLVIKRPRKKIKWIPSSNPLPQPFKEPLTMTRLENNTKPEKPKPVRRKTVADNFIAPLLDSKSTQYPATKDLSGIEKKHARNFSLDVHPYMLTIRKPKVEATTTEPLPSEHNMDTVYLEGTHTIVHVSGAITETKVHSPESTNTAFSTVTLPTTTYVNGVSPNPPSSEDPLSPKSSPPPREPLTQTKNPESQPPPLTIAPTHQLLSIHHTLFEEEEDEEKRGDRLAERPGELIAAGEC